From one Fibrobacter sp. UWT2 genomic stretch:
- a CDS encoding fibrobacter succinogenes major paralogous domain-containing protein codes for MSVMVVAKKPALSQVEGEKTAKRTAAEMGTFVDPRDGTEYKTCKIGNQVWLAENLKFELDSDDCHVYDDDYQYFDKYGYLYNENALKIAIPEGWHLPTRKEWETMIRFVKKDSRCKDVLSVIASEEWIESSSDKYGFSMVPGGIRTQYDDFDLIDFSAHFWCVEGERRYGSMYFENGAEEFEDENDTAYASVRLIKDA; via the coding sequence ATGTCCGTTATGGTTGTAGCCAAGAAACCCGCCCTGTCTCAGGTGGAGGGCGAAAAGACCGCAAAAAGAACTGCTGCCGAAATGGGGACTTTTGTGGACCCGCGCGACGGCACCGAATACAAGACTTGCAAAATCGGAAATCAGGTTTGGCTGGCCGAAAATTTGAAATTCGAGCTGGATTCCGACGACTGCCATGTCTACGATGATGATTACCAGTACTTCGACAAGTACGGTTACTTGTACAACGAAAATGCGCTGAAAATCGCAATTCCCGAGGGGTGGCACCTTCCGACCCGAAAGGAATGGGAAACGATGATTCGCTTTGTGAAGAAGGATTCCCGCTGCAAGGATGTCTTGAGCGTTATTGCGTCAGAAGAATGGATTGAATCAAGTTCCGACAAGTACGGTTTCTCGATGGTACCCGGCGGAATCCGCACTCAATACGACGACTTTGATCTGATCGATTTCTCGGCTCATTTCTGGTGCGTCGAAGGCGAAAGACGCTATGGTAGCATGTACTTTGAAAATGGTGCAGAAGAATTTGAAGACGAGAATGATACGGCTTATGCGTCCGTGCGTCTGATCAAGGATGCGTAA
- a CDS encoding WYL domain-containing protein — MVSVSQKIKVAASNLLRSQMELDVEDYGLKSLSDLCNRILTRYTDFTPPDPTKIGPDDTLDKNVAPLQFTLNQPGESFANFANSFAKNAGTKIATLCRYYFECYVNMPRGKRECFIFRDSLDKLTSAAEARENVNLTYRDKPKHVSPCFLAFSPSQVRAYVVVCDDCIDAPAATRFHSLRLCHIRGVAPETGSEAFHCQKFELSRQAETFREHFDPFLCYGQQVKVKLTEEGAKRYNKLATNRPKVIAKDGAECDEVNGAGIYTFECSEKLAKVYFPQFLSGADILEPRDLRLWFKEEFEKAAGIYKG, encoded by the coding sequence ATGGTTAGTGTATCTCAAAAAATCAAGGTGGCCGCATCGAACCTGTTGCGTTCGCAAATGGAATTGGACGTCGAAGACTACGGACTGAAAAGCCTGAGCGATCTGTGCAACAGGATTCTTACCCGCTATACGGACTTCACGCCACCCGACCCGACCAAAATCGGCCCGGACGATACGCTGGACAAGAACGTGGCTCCGCTGCAGTTCACGCTGAACCAGCCCGGCGAAAGCTTCGCGAACTTCGCGAATTCTTTTGCCAAGAATGCAGGCACCAAGATTGCGACCCTTTGCCGCTATTACTTCGAATGCTACGTGAACATGCCGCGCGGCAAGCGCGAATGCTTTATCTTTCGCGATAGTCTAGACAAATTAACTAGCGCCGCAGAAGCCCGCGAAAACGTGAACTTGACCTACCGCGACAAGCCCAAGCACGTGTCGCCCTGCTTTCTAGCATTCTCGCCCTCGCAGGTGCGCGCTTACGTCGTGGTATGCGACGACTGTATTGACGCGCCCGCTGCAACCCGATTCCATTCCCTGCGCCTTTGCCACATCAGGGGTGTCGCTCCCGAAACCGGTAGCGAAGCATTCCACTGCCAAAAATTCGAACTTTCTCGACAGGCAGAAACATTCCGCGAGCACTTTGACCCTTTCCTCTGTTACGGTCAGCAAGTCAAAGTGAAACTTACCGAAGAAGGCGCCAAGCGCTACAATAAGCTCGCTACCAACCGCCCGAAAGTGATTGCCAAAGATGGCGCAGAATGCGACGAGGTAAACGGAGCCGGCATCTACACCTTCGAATGTTCCGAGAAACTCGCAAAGGTGTACTTTCCGCAATTCCTAAGCGGCGCCGACATCCTGGAACCGCGAGATTTAAGGCTCTGGTTCAAGGAAGAGTTCGAGAAGGCCGCCGGAATCTATAAGGGGTAG